The Knoellia sp. S7-12 region GGTGAGCGCGCGCCGCCCGACGTAGCCACCGATGAGCACCGGCACCAGAACGAGCAGCCGGGTCACCCAGGCGTGGGACCCCGGCTCCGGCATCGCCCCGAAGACCGGGACAAGTGGCATGAGCCCGCTCGTCGACCCCGTCACCGAGGTGTGGGCACCGTCGACGACCGAGAAGCCCGGTCCGGCGAGGAACGACACGACCCACAGGGCGAGGTTGGGCAGAGAGGCCAGCTGGACGCCGGCCAACAGCACCCCGCCGAGGAAGCCGGTTCCGGCTTCTGACTGCAGGCTGCTCACCGCACCCCAATTGAGGACGATGGCGCCGACGACCAGGAGCAGGGCGAGCCCCAGCAGCAGGACCAATCCGCGCACGGCAGGACCCCAGGCGCGACGCGCGGTCTCCGGAACGACGACTGCCTCGAAGCGTGGCCCGAGGATGTCGGCGTCGCGGCCGAGACGGCGCCCGGCCACCGCGAGCGCCAGCACAGGCACACCGACGACGGGCAGGACGAGACTCAGCCACCGCAACGGCAAGGATCCGGCCAGGGTGAGGGCGGACGCGAGAGCGATGGCCACGGCATACCCGACCCACCAGCGTGCGGCGACGGAGACGACCGAGCGAGGAAGCAGGTCGGCGACGAACTCGTCCTCGACATCCGCCCTGTCGAGAGCGCGGCTCGCACCGCGTGACGCAGCCCAGACCGCGAGGGCACCGAGCACGAGCGGCACGAAGGCCACCACTGTCGCACCGGAGCCGAGACGGGCACCCTGCACGAGCAGCCACAGCGATGAGGCCGCACCCAGGGGCTCAGCGAGCGACCCACCCGGGCGCGGGTCGAGCATCCACCCGAGCGTGGTCGGGACGAGCACGACAAAGAGGGACAGCAGGCCGGTGAACAGCCCGATGAGGACGTCACGAGCAGAGTCGGGCAGCCACGGCGTGGCCGACGACACCTCGCCGTCCGCGTCGTCAGATGGGCGCCCGCCCCGCAGCATCTCCATGACAGTCATTGCGTTCCAGTCTCCCCCGAGGTGGCGGCCCACCCCCGGCGCACACGCCGAGCGCTGACGATCCGGATGCCACCTTTCGCGTCCCTCCTCGGCGAACGCACCACGCACGAGGCGAGCGGGCGGCATACCGAAGAATTCTCGGTATGCCGCCCGCTATTGAAGACGCTGGTTGCGCGGTCCTTGATTTGCGCTGTGTTCAGAGGCTCCGCATGATCTCGCGCATGAGCTCGGCCGTCTCGGACGGCGTCTTGCCGACCTTGACTCCGGCGGCCTCGAGGGCCTCCTTCTTGGCCTGGGCGGTGCCCGACGAGCCGGAGACGATGGCGCCGGCGTGGCCCATCGTCTTGCCCTCGGGAGCGGTGAAGCCCGCGACGTAGCCGACGACCGGCTTCGTGACGTGCTCCTGGATGTAGGCCGCTGCCCGCTCCTCGGCGTCGCCACCGATCTCGCCGATCATGACGATCGCGTCGGTCTCGTCGTCGGCCTGAAACGCCTCGAGCGCGTCGATGTGCGTGGTGCCGATGATTGGGTCACCGCCGATGCCGATGGCGGTGGAGAAGCCGAACTCACGCAACTCGTACATCATCTGGTAGGTCAGGGTGCCCGACTTCGAGACGAGGCCAATGCGGCCGGCCCCGGCGATGTCGCCGGGGATGATGCCGGCGTTGGACTTGCCGGGGCTGATGAGGCCAGGGCAGTTCGGGCCGATGATCCGGGTGGTCTTGCCGAGCGAATAGTTGAAGAACTCGGCCGAGTCCTTGACCGGCACGCCCTCGGTGATGACGACGACGAGCGGGATCTCGGCGTCGATCGCCTCGACCACGGCGGACTTGGTGAAGGCCGGCGGGACGAAGACGACGGAGACGTTGGCGCCAGTGGCCTCCATGGCCTCCTTGACCGAACCGAAGACCGGGATCTCCGTTCCGTCGACATCGACCGACGTGCCGGCCTTCTTGGGGTTGACGCCACCGACGACGGCGGTGCCGTCAGCGAGCATCAGCGTCGTGTGCTTCATGCCGACAGCACCGGTCATGCCCTGGACGATGACCTTGCTGTCTGCGTTCAAAAAGATTGCCATGTGCGGTGTCCTCGTCCTTGGTCAGTTCGCAGAAGCCTGGGCAGCGAGCTCGGCGGCCTTGGCCGCGGCGCCGTCCATGGTCGCTTCGATGGTCACGAGCGGGTGGTTGCGCTCCGCGAGGATGCGGCGGCCCTCGTCCACGTTGTTGCCGTCGAGGCGCACGACGAGCGGCTTGGTCGCTGCGTCGCCGAGCGTGTCAAGGGCACCGACGATGCCGCGGGCGACCTCGTCACAGGCGGTGATGCCACCGAAAACGTTGACGAAGACCGACTTGACCTGCTCGTCGCCGAGGATGATGCCGAGCCCGTTGGCCATGACCTCGGCGCTCGCACCGCCACCGATGTCGAGGAAGTTGGCCGGCTTGGAGCCGACCGACTCGCCGGCGTAGGCGACGACGTCGAGCGTGCTCATGACGAGGCCCGCGCCGTTGCCGATGATGCCGACGTTGCCGTCGAGCTTCACGTAGTTGAGGTTCTTCTCCTTGGCGGCCGCCTCGAGCGGGTCAGCAGCGGCCTTGTCCTCGAGCGCGAGGTGGTCGGGCTGACGGAAGTCGGCGTTCTCGTCGAGGGTGACCTTGCCGTCCAGCGCCACGATGTCGCCGTCGTTGGTCTTGACGAGCGGGTTGACCTCGACCAGCGTCGCGTCCTCGTCGCGGTAGACGAGCCACAGCTTCTCGAGGACGGGCACGATCTTGGCGCCGGTCTCGGCGTCGAAGCCGGCCGCGTCGACGATCTCCTGGCCCTTGGCCGTGTCAATGCCCACATTGGGGTCGACGGCGATCTTGGCGAGGGCCTCGGGGCGCTCGACGGCCAGCTGCTCGATGTCCATGCCGCCCTCGACGCTGCACATCGCGAGGTAGGTGCGGTTGGTGCGGTCGAGCAGCACGGAGAAGTAGTACTCCTCGGCGATCTGCGCGCCCTGGGCGATCATCACTTGGTGGACCGTGTGGCCCTTGATGTCCATGCCGAGGATCTCACTGGCGAACTGCTCGGCCTGGTCGGCAGTCTTCGCGACCTTGACGCCGCCGGCCTTGCCTCGTCCGCCGGTCTTGACCTGCGCCTTGACGACGGTGACGCCGCCGCTCTTGGCCCCGATGGTCTCGGCGGCCGCGCGGGCTTCCTCAGGGGTGGTGGCAACTGCTCCAGCCAGCACGGGTACACCGTGCTTCTCGAACACATCGCGTGCCTGGTACTCGAAAAGGTCCACGGATTCGTTCCGTCCTCACGTCGTCGTCCAATGACCACTGGTCCGTTCGGGGGCGAGCCTAGCGCCGCTGCGCAGAGCCCACGGGCCACGGGTATCGATCTGGTGACACCGCAGGCGTGATCCTCACTACATACACAGCCCCTCGCAGGCCGCGTACTACGGTGAAACCACCATGGACGCATCAACCGAGCAGGCACCCCGATGATCGACCGTGCCCGCCATGCCGTCATGGCCGGCGCCGCACTCGCCCGCGGCGTGGGGACGCTCCTCACTCCGCGAGCCATTGTCGGGATGGCGATCGAGGGTGCCTGGATCTCGACCCACCTGGCGACCTACCCGCTCGGGATCTTCCAGGAACGCACCGAGGGTTTGCGCGGCTACCGCATCGAGCACCTGGCCCCGGTCCAGCGCGGACTGATCATCTCCCACCTCGAGGCCGCCGGAACCCCGATCCTGCTCGTCCACGGGTTCGTCGACAACCGCTCCATCTTCACCCTGCTCCGCCGCGGCCTGACCCGGCGCGGGTTCGGCTCGGTCTACGCCATGAATTACTCATCGCTCACGGCCGACATCCGCACCGCCGCCGCCCAACTCGGCGAGGAGATCGAGGCAATCGTTGCCGACACCGGCTACGAGAAGATCCACATCGTCGGCCACAGCCTCGGCGGCCTCATCGCCCGCTACTACGTCACCCGCCTCGCAGGTGACCAGCACGTCCACACGCTCGTCACGTTGGGAACTCCCCACCAGGGCACCTACAGCGCCTACGCCCTTCCGAGTCGCCTCGGCGCCCAGATGCGCCCCGGAAGCGGCCTCATCAACGAGCTCGACGAACCCGCGCCCGGCTGCACCACGCGGTTCATCAGCTACTGGTCGGACACCGACGTCGTGATCGTGCCGCAGGGCAACGGCAGGCTGCGCCACCCTGACCTCTCGGTCCGCAACATCCGCCTCCACGGGGTCGGGCACATCTCCCTTCCGATCGTGGGCGACGTCGTCCACGGCATCTCCACGGCGCTCGCCGAGCTGGACCAGGACGGGGGGACGCTCACCGCAGGCGTCACCCCCATCGCCCTTCGCGCCCGCCCGGAGGACAGTGCGGCCCTGCACGGACGACGCTTCGAGGGCGGACGGCATACGGCGCAGGCCCGAACCTGATCCACCCGACGGGTGGCCTCAGAGCCACTCGCAGGTGAACCGCAGCGCGACTCGTCGACTCCCTATACGGCATCGCCGCAGGTCAGAGCGCTTCTGTGGACAACGAGTTTGTATAACGGTCAGGTCACGGTACGGTGGTGCCTCCCGTGTCCCCTGCACGTGAGGTATCCCTGTTTTGACTTCCCCTTATCAGGGGCGCCACCGAGGCCGGCATCGCAGACCTGCGACCAACCGCCTCCCCCGCGCCCTTCACCCTGGTTTCGTTCTGCCCACGGCCGCTGCGGCTGCCCTGGTCGTGACAGCCACCGGTGCCACCGTTGCCGAGTCCGCTCCACTGACCCTTGACCTGACGGCTGCCCAGGCGCAGACCGCTCGGGACCAGGCCGCCACCGAGGTCGCCCAGCAGGCTGATCTGTCCACGCGCCGGCAGCAGGTCGCCATCCAGACGGCGGCACTGCAGGGCCGCGTCACCGAGCAGAAGCGCGTCGCCCGCGACAAGATCCGCGTCGCTGCCGTTGCCAAGGCCAAGGCCGATGCCAAGCTCGCCGCCGAGGCCAAGTTGGAGCGCGAAGGCAAGCGTTGGGTTCAGGCCATCGAGGGTGCCAGGTTCACGTCCGGCTATGGCATGCGCTGGGGACGCATGCACTGGGGCAACGACTTCGGCACTCCCGTCGGCACACCTCTTCGCGCAATGTCGCGCGGCACGGTCACCTTCACCGGCAGCAACGGCGCCCGGGGCAACCTTGTGCGGATCACCTACTGGGACGGCACCGAGTCCTACTACGCCCACATGAGCAGCTTCACGTCCGGTCCGGGCGACGAGGTCATGCCGGGCGACATCGTCGGCTACTCCGGCAACACGGGTCGCTCCACCGGCCCGCACCTCCACCTCGAGATCCACCCGAACGGGCAGGCGCAGGGCATCGACCCCGCTCCGTGGCTCGCGGCCAAGGGTCTTCAGTGAGTTGAGGTTTCAGCACCACACGTCGCAAGGGCGGCACCCGTTGAGGGTGCCGCCCTTCGTCGTTCAATGCGACGTGTCGTTCAACTCGGGGTATGCCGCGTGGCTGTCAGAGCTTTTCGAGTGGGGCGAAGCGCAAGAGGAAGCGCTTGACGCCGGTCTCGCCACCGAAGTCGACCTCGGCCTGCGTCTTGTCGCCTTCACCCATGGTGCGGACGACACTGCCCATACCGAACGAGTCGTGGGTGACCTTGTCACCAGCTGACAACGCGATGATCGGGCGGTTGCCGGGCGAACGCACCCCGGGCCGGGCCGCGAGCGACGCGACGGCCGGGCGCTGGCCGCGGTGTCCGATGGCGGCGGCACCGCTCAGCTCGCGCTCCCACGAGAGGAGCTCGGCGGGGATCTCGTCGAGGAACCGGCTCGGTGGGTTGTATTGCGGCGCACCCCACGCCGACCGGACCGCGGCCCGCGACAGATGAAGCCGCTCGCGCGCCCGGGTGATGCCGACGTAGGCGAGACGCCGCTCCTCTTCGAGCTCCTTGGGGTCAGCGAGCGAACGCAGGTGCGGGAACGTGCCATCCTCCATGCCGGTGAGGAACACGACAGGGAACTCGAGCCCCTTGGCCGTGTGCAGAGTCATGAGGGTGACGACGCCCTGCTCCTCAGCCTCAGCCGAGTCGGGGATCTCATCCGCGTCGGCGACGAGCGAGACACGCTCGAGGAAGTCCTCAAGGCTGTTGACCTCACCGGTCTGGGCGCGGGCCTCATCGAACTCGCGGGCCACGGCGACGAGCTCGGCGAGGTTCTCGATGCGGGTCTCGTCCTGCGGGTCATGGCTGGCACGCAGCTCAGCCAGGTAGCCGGACTTCTCGACGATAGCCTCGAGCAGGTCAGAGACCCCGGCGTCATCGTCATCGCGGACCCTGCCCAGGTCCTCAAGCAGCGCGGTGAACCCCTTGATGCACGCGATCGAGCGGGTGGCGATGCCGGGGGCGTCCTCGGGACGCCCCAGGGCCTCGACGAAGGAGATGCGCTCGCGCTCCGCCAGTGCGGCAACGACGGCTTCGGCCCGATCGCCGATGCCGCGCTTGGGCACGTTGAGGATGCGGCGCAGGTTGACCGTGTCGGCCGGGTTGGACAGCACGCGCAGGTAGGCGAGCGCGTCCTTGACCTCGCGGCGCTCATAGAACCGGGTGCCGCCGACGACTTTGTACGGCAGGCCGACGCGGACGAAGACCTCTTCGAGGGCACGTGACTGCGCGTTGGTGCGATAGAAAACCGCGACGTCGCCGGGCTTCACCCCGTGCTCGTCACCCAGTTTGTCGATGGAGCGCGCCACGAACGAGGCCTCGTCGTGCTCGTTGTCACCGACGTAGCCGACAATCGGAGCACCTGCGCCGGAGTCGGTCCACAGGTTCTTCTTGCGTCGCGACTCGTTGCGCGAGATGACCGCGTTGGCCGCGGTGAGGATCGTCTGGGTCGAGCGGTAGTTGCGCTCGAGCAGGATCGTCCGGGCGTCCGGGTAGTCCTCCTCGAACTCGACGATGTTGCGGATCGTTGCCCCTCGAAACGCATAGATCGACTGGTCCGCGTCACCGACGACCACAAGTTCACTGGGCTCGACGGCGTGTTCTCCCCGTGCTCCACCGTGACCCACGAGCTCACGAATCAGTTGGTACTGCGCGTGGTTGGTGTCCTGGTACTCGTCGACCATGACGTGCCGGAATCGGCGGCGGTAGTGCTCTGCCACGTCCGGGAACGCCTGCAGCATGTGGACCGTGAGCATGATGATGTCGTCGAAGTCGAGCGCGTTGGCCTGACGCAGACGACGTTGGTATGCCGTGTAGGCGTCGGCGAGCAGCCGTTCGGTATGGGTGCCACCCGGGTTCTCGGCGCTGGGCTCGGAGCCCACGCGGGCGGCATACGTCTCTTCGTCGATCAGCTCGTTCTTGAGGTTGCTCACCTGGTGGGTGAACGTGCGCGGGTTGTAGCGCTTGGGGTCGAGGTCCATGTCGCGGATGACCATCGACATGAGGCGCTGGGAGTCAGCCGCGTCGTAGATCGAGAACGTCGACTTCATCCCGACCTTGTCGGCCTCGCGGCGCAGGATCCGCACGCAGGCACTGTGGAAGGTCAGGACCCACATCGCCCTGGCCCGGGGGCCCACGAGGTCTGCGACCCGCTCACGCATCTCTGCGGCGGCCTTGTTGGTGAAGGTGATCGCGAGGATCTGGCCGGGCTGCACGCCCCGGGCGGCGAGGAGATAGCCGATCCGGTGCGCGAGGACGCGGGTCTTGCCCGAGCCTGCTCCGGCGATGATGAGGAGCGGACCGCCAGCATGGAGGACGGCTTCGCGCTGCTCCTGGTTGAGGCCCTCGAGCAGGGTTTCGGGGTCCTGGGCGGGCGTCCCGCCCCAAGCGGGCTCTGGCGGCGTCTCACGGTCAGACATCGCCCACGAGGGGACGCCTGCGGCGTTGACCAGCGCGGCGTCGGCGCTCTCGTGGGTCGTGGCCGGGGGCGTGCGGTGGGTCGTCTGGGGGTCCTTGGCGGGCTGGGGTTCGCCAAAGTTCAGGCCATCAAAAAGGGTGCTCATCTCAGCGCCAACCCTACGTCGTGGCACCCACAGACCTTGCTTCGTCCACAGTCGGCAGCTGTCACTTCAGGAGAAGGCGCGGACCGGCCCACCCCTCGCGCAGCCAACGGTCGTGACTCGCGACGATGACGGTGACGGGCGTGCGGGCCAGAGCTGCCTCGACCTCCTCGACCAGCGCGAGTGACAGGTGGTTGGTCGGCTCGTCGAGCAGCAGGACCTCGGGCTGCTCACCGATGACGACGGCGAGGGCAAGGCGACGTTGCTGACCTTCGCTGAGGAGCCCGACGGGCCGGTCGACGTCGCGGGGGTGAATGAGGCCGAGCTCGCCGAGGAGGAGCTCCGAGCCGGTCGCGCGGAAGGTCGCTCGCACGGTTGCCCCCGGTTCAGGGAAGTCGACGTCCTGGGTGAGGAGGCCGACGCGCCGCGCGGACACCTGCACGTCACCTGCGTCGGGGGTGATCCGCCCTGCCAGAACCTTGAGGAGGGTGGACTTGCCGGAGCCGTTCGCCCCCTCGACGAGGACGTGCTCCCCCGTCGCCACATCGAGGCGCGGCAGGTGAACCCGTCCATCGACGACGAGGTCGCGGACCCGGACCGAGCCGGCGGAGGCGGCGGAGGCGGCGGACGCGGCGGTGAACTCCGCAGCGAACCGCAGCGGTGGACGCGGCTTGGGCACTTGGGCACGCTCGTGGACCTCGATGCGCTGCTGGGCGTCACGACTGCGACGGCTTGCCGACTTCTGGACCCGCGCCCCCTTGAAGGCGTGGATGAACTTGTCGTTGTCGCGCGGTGCCCGGTTGTGCGCGACGTCGCTCGTCGTCGTGCGGGCCGCAGTCCGCAGGTCGGCAAGCTCGTCCTGCTGGGCGGCATACGCCTCCTCCCAGCGTCGCTGGGAGTCGCGACGAAATGTCAGGTATGCCGTGTAGTTGCCGGTGAAGCGTCGCCCGCCTTCGCCGTCCGTCCCGAAGTGGCTGGGGTCGAGGTCGACGACGGCGGTGCAGACGGTGTCGAGGAAGGTGCGGTCGTGGCTTGCGACGAGGACGGCACCCGGGAGGTGGTTGAGCTCGGACTCGAGGTATTCGAGCGCTTGGTCGTCGAGGTGGTTGGTGGGTTCGTCGAGGACGAGGCATTCTGGGCGCCTCGTGAGGAGGGCGGCGAGGGCGAGGCGACTGCGCTGCCCTCCGCTGAGTTCACTGACGGTGTGGGTGCGGTCGATGGCCTCGAGGCCGAGACGTTGCGCGGAGACCTCGGCGCGGCGGTCGGCATCCCAGGCGTCGTGGAACGTCGCCCACATCAGGACGTCGTCATAGGTCTGTGCCGCAACGGGATTGGTGAGGTCGCCGGCGAGATTCTCGAGCTGTGCGACCGCACCGTGGAGTGGCGCAAGGGCCTGGGAGAGGACGTCGCCGACGGTGTCGTGCGGATCGAGGCCGCTGTCCTGTGCGAGGTAACCGAGGTCATCGGGTCTGGTGATCGTGCCGTGGTCCGGCTGCTCGATGCCGGCCGCGAGGCGGATGAGCGTCGACTTGCCCGAACCGTTCTCACCGATGACACCGACTCGTTGACCGGGGGCGACGGTGAGGTCGATGGCATCGAGGACGGCGCGGCCTTCGTAGCCGTGGGAGACGTCGCGGACGACGAGGGGATGAGACATGTGACTCCAGCGGGGGTGGTTCGGATGCGCACGCGGGCGAGTGGCCTCTGGCGCGGGCGGGTCGCTGGATCAGTTCTTCATGATGCGGACAAGGCTAACGGTTGATGAAGGCTCGCCGCACGCGGGTTTTCCATGCTTCCCGCGGCGCCCACGGCGGCGCGGGAGCGTGGCCCGAGCTGTTGGGCGAAGGCCCCGTGAGGAATCCGGCCCCAAGGCCCACCACCCCGAGCACGGCAAGGAGCCATCGCGGCACTTCGGCAAGGACCGAGGACGCACCCCACGCCTCCATGGCCCACGCGAGCAGGCCTACGACGACAGCGAACACGCCAATGACCGCGAACCGAAGCGGCCATGGCGACAGGCGCGTGCTCTCACCGAGCCGGGAGGCGCGACGACGACTCTCGAACAGTCCTACCGTCCACGGCATCAGACCGACCACGCAGAAGATGGTGACGAAGCGGGCCACATCAGAGCCGTTGAGGGGAACGCTCTCGCCCCACCGCTGCTCAGCGAGCAGTGCCGTAACACCGCTGGCGACGCCCGCGGCGGGCAGCGTCCACAGCAGGACCTGCCCGGCCCAACGACGACGAGACAGGGGACGCCATTGCCGCGCGTAGTCGACCGGCTGGCCGAACGCGCTTACCGGGTCTTCTCCTGTTGCGGCCACATGATCCTCGACCTGCGCAACGATGTCGCGGACCTCGGCCTCGGGTGCGCCGTTGATGCGCAGTTGTTCGCTGAGCTCGCGGATGTAGTCCAATCTGGAAGTACTCATGTCATCCCCTCAGAGCCGTGGTCATCGACGAGGCGAAGGTGTTCCATCCCTTACGGCCGGCGTCGAGCTCGGCCCGTCCTCTCGGGGTCAGCCAGAAGTACTTCCGCGGGGGTCCGGCCTGCCCGGTGACCCACTCGCTCTTGACGAGACCGTCCTCCTCGAGCCTCCCGAGCAACGGGTAGATCGTGCCGCCCTTGATCCCCTCGAAACCGAACTCGGCAAGGCTGGCCATGAGCGTATAGCCGTAGGCCGACGTCTCGCGCGACAGGGCCGCGAGCACGGCAAGGTCGAGGACACCTTTGAGCCACTGGCTCTGCCGGTCCTCGCGCACTTTGGCCTTCCCCATGGCTAGATGGTTCACCGATCTATTTAGGAATGTCAACTACTCGCGAGAGCCGTGTCAGAGTCAGATGCTTGGATGAAGGAGCCGGTTTGGGCATTGACGCGTATTCGCCTGCAGCAGAACGGAATTCGCGGCATTTGCCTTGACTCTAGAACTCCTGTTCGACTATCATTGGGTCATGGAAAGCACCGCCGCGACCGCCGCCCTTGAGGGCCGGTATGCCGCGTTGCGCGCCTCTGCTTCTGAGTTGGATTCCGAGGAGCTCCTGGACGTGATCGAGTTGGCGCAGCGTGAGAAGGATGCGGCGTCGGCTCGGCAGGCGGTGGCGTTGGCGCACCTGTCGGCGCGCGATTGCCACGTGCAGGAGGACGGCACGAGCGCCGAGGTGCATCACGGGTTGGGCTATCAACGACTGGATGGTCCCGAGTTGGCTGCTCCCCGGTTGGGGGTGTCGGTGCATGTTGCGACGAACCGGACCATGGATGCGATCCGGCAGCTGACCCGCACCCCGGCCGTGGTCGATGCGATGGCCAGTGGTGACCTGGATGAGCAGCGGGCCCGCACCGTCACGGAGGAGACCGAGTTCCTGTCGCCGCAGTCCGCTGCTGAGGTCGTTAACCGGGTCAAGGACGTGTGGGGCCAGTTGACGGTCGGGCCGTTGCGCCAACTGCTCGCACGCACCGCCGCACAGGTGGACCCCGATGCGGTGACCGCGAACGCTGAGGACGAGCGTGCCCGACGCGGGTTGACCCGCCGGGTGGGGGTGCATGGCACCGATCACTGGCGTGGTGACTTCGGTGTCGAACAGGCCCGGGGTGCGTGGGCTGCCGTCACCGAACGCGCCCGCCAACTCGTGCGTGAAGGCCTCGCCGACACGCTTGAGTTGGCTCGGGCCGACGCGATGATGGAACTCATCCTTGAACACAGTGATGTCAAGGTCGTCATCCACGCCACCCGCGCCGCCAACAGCGCCGACGCAGACGCGAGCACTGCCGACGCCGACACCACGGACACGTCGACTGAAGAGCAGCCCACGGGTGCCTCAGCGCCCGGTGCGACAGGAGCCGCTGACCCCGCCACGGCACCCCCGACGGCTGCGGCCTCCACCGCGACGACCGGCGCGGTGGAGGACCTTGTCGAGGTCGGCGGGTTGGGTGCGCCGGGCACGACGTTCGTACGCCGCGACTGGCTCGACAACACCGGCACCTCCGACCCCGAGCGTGAACTGACCTGTGACAGCGACACCGGTGCCCTCATACACGGTGACGTCCCGCCAGCATTCGCCCGCGGCCAGGCTCGCGCCCGCAGGGCCCACCGCGCCCGAGAACGAGCCAAAGACCACGCCAAGCCCTCTTTCGCGAAGGCCGCCACCGTCGACTTCAGCCAGTCCTACCGGGTGCCCGACGCCATGGCCCGACTCATCCGACTCCGCGACGGATCCTGCCGCTTCCCCGGCTGCGCCACCCCCGCCCGACAGTGCGACCTCGACCACGTCCAACCCTGGCCGACCGGCCTCACCACCCCCACAAACCTCATCTGCCTGTGCCGGCGTCACCACCGCATCAAGCAACGCGACGGGTGGACCGTGAAACTGCACCCCGACGCCACCGCCACCTGGACCGACCCCACCGGACTGCACCAAACCACCTGGCCCGTGGACCACCTCCACCTCGTCACCGCCGGCCACACCCACCGCGACCCCACCGCCTTCGCGCGCACCAACACAGGCCCCACCCAGATCCCCTCCACCTTCGAAGAAGAACTCATCGAACTCCTCGGCGGCCCCGACCAAGCCCAACCCCGCACCTACCCCATCAGCTTCGACATCAACGGCAACACCTACGGCGGACCACCCCCACGCATCGACTTCGACACCACCCTCCAACACGGCACCGGACCCTGGGACCAGATCCTCATCGACTTCCCACCCCGACCACCAGAAACCATCCCCTTCTGAGTGGCGGGTTCGAGGCACGCACATCTGCTCTCGTCCAGACATAAGGTGGCGAGCATGACGCAACCGAGGGCCGGGGAGCCCCAGGGGCGCAGCACCTTCACCTGGATCGGCTGGGGTGCGCTCGTCGGTGCAGTGCTCACTCTGCTGTGGAGCTTCTCGTCCCCGGGCGAGGGCGGCAGCGTCCCGGACACCCAAATTCTGGTCTACATGGGTGTCGTCCTCGTCCCGTTGGGCGCGACCTTGGGCGCCCTGGTGGTGGCACTCCTTCCCGATGGGAGGGGCTTGGCCCCTCTCCCCCCACCGCCTGCTGATCCTCGCTGCCTCACTCTGCGCCCTCCTGGCGCTCTGTCAGCTCTTCTCGTCCATCACCGGGCTGCCCGGCCTGCTCTGACCACGCAAGGTGGGCGGACGGCATACGGTGTCGTGCATGGCCTCTCGCAAGGGTGAGTTCGGCGAACCCGTGATCCTCGACGTCGCCGGCCACGACGTGAAGTTGTCGAGCCCCGAGCGCGTGTACTTCTCCGCGCGAGGTGAGACCAAGCTCGACCTCGCCAACTACTACCTCTCCGTTGGTGACGGCATCCTCAACGCGCTCCGGGAGCGGCCGACGATGCTGCACCGCTTCCCCGACGGCGTCGACGGCAACAAGGTCCATCAGAAGCGCGTCCCGCGAGGTGCCCCGCCGTGGCTCGAGACCGTGCGGCTGCACTTCCCGCGA contains the following coding sequences:
- a CDS encoding DUF6350 family protein, encoding MPPARLVRGAFAEEGRERWHPDRQRSACAPGVGRHLGGDWNAMTVMEMLRGGRPSDDADGEVSSATPWLPDSARDVLIGLFTGLLSLFVVLVPTTLGWMLDPRPGGSLAEPLGAASSLWLLVQGARLGSGATVVAFVPLVLGALAVWAASRGASRALDRADVEDEFVADLLPRSVVSVAARWWVGYAVAIALASALTLAGSLPLRWLSLVLPVVGVPVLALAVAGRRLGRDADILGPRFEAVVVPETARRAWGPAVRGLVLLLGLALLLVVGAIVLNWGAVSSLQSEAGTGFLGGVLLAGVQLASLPNLALWVVSFLAGPGFSVVDGAHTSVTGSTSGLMPLVPVFGAMPEPGSHAWVTRLLVLVPVLIGGYVGRRALTGVARLSSLRTKASVAIVACAMVALTVGILDWLGGGSLGAYRLSDMGAPALWLTLILGSELVVGALTVVAWDTWRLRR
- the sucD gene encoding succinate--CoA ligase subunit alpha; amino-acid sequence: MAIFLNADSKVIVQGMTGAVGMKHTTLMLADGTAVVGGVNPKKAGTSVDVDGTEIPVFGSVKEAMEATGANVSVVFVPPAFTKSAVVEAIDAEIPLVVVITEGVPVKDSAEFFNYSLGKTTRIIGPNCPGLISPGKSNAGIIPGDIAGAGRIGLVSKSGTLTYQMMYELREFGFSTAIGIGGDPIIGTTHIDALEAFQADDETDAIVMIGEIGGDAEERAAAYIQEHVTKPVVGYVAGFTAPEGKTMGHAGAIVSGSSGTAQAKKEALEAAGVKVGKTPSETAELMREIMRSL
- the sucC gene encoding ADP-forming succinate--CoA ligase subunit beta; this encodes MDLFEYQARDVFEKHGVPVLAGAVATTPEEARAAAETIGAKSGGVTVVKAQVKTGGRGKAGGVKVAKTADQAEQFASEILGMDIKGHTVHQVMIAQGAQIAEEYYFSVLLDRTNRTYLAMCSVEGGMDIEQLAVERPEALAKIAVDPNVGIDTAKGQEIVDAAGFDAETGAKIVPVLEKLWLVYRDEDATLVEVNPLVKTNDGDIVALDGKVTLDENADFRQPDHLALEDKAAADPLEAAAKEKNLNYVKLDGNVGIIGNGAGLVMSTLDVVAYAGESVGSKPANFLDIGGGASAEVMANGLGIILGDEQVKSVFVNVFGGITACDEVARGIVGALDTLGDAATKPLVVRLDGNNVDEGRRILAERNHPLVTIEATMDGAAAKAAELAAQASAN
- a CDS encoding alpha/beta fold hydrolase; the encoded protein is MIDRARHAVMAGAALARGVGTLLTPRAIVGMAIEGAWISTHLATYPLGIFQERTEGLRGYRIEHLAPVQRGLIISHLEAAGTPILLVHGFVDNRSIFTLLRRGLTRRGFGSVYAMNYSSLTADIRTAAAQLGEEIEAIVADTGYEKIHIVGHSLGGLIARYYVTRLAGDQHVHTLVTLGTPHQGTYSAYALPSRLGAQMRPGSGLINELDEPAPGCTTRFISYWSDTDVVIVPQGNGRLRHPDLSVRNIRLHGVGHISLPIVGDVVHGISTALAELDQDGGTLTAGVTPIALRARPEDSAALHGRRFEGGRHTAQART
- a CDS encoding M23 family metallopeptidase, whose product is MTATGATVAESAPLTLDLTAAQAQTARDQAATEVAQQADLSTRRQQVAIQTAALQGRVTEQKRVARDKIRVAAVAKAKADAKLAAEAKLEREGKRWVQAIEGARFTSGYGMRWGRMHWGNDFGTPVGTPLRAMSRGTVTFTGSNGARGNLVRITYWDGTESYYAHMSSFTSGPGDEVMPGDIVGYSGNTGRSTGPHLHLEIHPNGQAQGIDPAPWLAAKGLQ